A genomic segment from Pseudoduganella chitinolytica encodes:
- a CDS encoding CvpA family protein, with translation MTIFDYLVLFVLVASIIVSMMRGLVKEMLSLLGWIVAFVVANTYSAALAALLPEAIPGEVVRLIVAFIVLFIGARILMGLLSMAIGALVEASGLTLADRGLGGLFGLGRGLVIVLAAVILCGMTSIPQQDFWRQALLSPLAESGARTVKPFLPAAVAQHVQF, from the coding sequence GTGACGATTTTCGACTACCTCGTGCTGTTCGTGCTGGTCGCTTCCATCATCGTCAGCATGATGCGGGGGCTGGTCAAGGAAATGCTTTCGCTGCTGGGCTGGATCGTCGCCTTTGTTGTCGCGAATACCTACAGCGCGGCGCTGGCCGCGTTGCTGCCGGAAGCGATTCCCGGCGAGGTGGTGCGGCTGATCGTCGCCTTCATCGTCCTGTTCATCGGTGCGCGTATCCTGATGGGCTTGCTGTCGATGGCGATCGGCGCCCTGGTCGAGGCCAGCGGCCTGACGCTGGCGGACCGGGGCCTGGGCGGACTGTTCGGCCTGGGCCGGGGGCTTGTGATCGTGCTGGCCGCCGTCATATTGTGTGGCATGACGTCGATTCCCCAGCAGGACTTCTGGCGGCAGGCGTTGCTCAGCCCGTTGGCCGAGAGCGGCGCCCGCACCGTGAAACCCTTTCTGCCCGCTGCCGTCGCGCAGCACGTGCAATTTTAG